One window of the Syntrophorhabdaceae bacterium genome contains the following:
- a CDS encoding TIGR02757 family protein → MCRQSGFDLCAYIKGTTINLKDAYDREKVHLKHIMGNDPIEFVHRYRDKDSIEIAGFIASQFAYGKIEVFKRFLEALFLTMGKDLRVFVEQGDLRRVKGLYYRFHKDKEIIYLFEALRRIYHDFGGLGSMFRTYYEKDTRATLFKLRKELFDDDDDALTFFFPKPSATSALKRWNLYLRWMVRKDEIDLGIWDFIDRSDLVIPLDTHIFKIGRCLGFTRRATPSYGAAFEITDALKKFSPEDPLKYDFFLCHRIGIGAGCTGTRSPRCNKVCLLYEL, encoded by the coding sequence GTCAATCCGGATTTGATCTATGTGCGTACATAAAGGGAACTACCATTAATCTGAAAGACGCCTACGATAGAGAGAAGGTACATCTGAAGCATATTATGGGCAACGACCCGATTGAATTTGTCCATCGTTACAGGGACAAAGACAGCATCGAAATTGCAGGTTTTATTGCCTCCCAGTTTGCCTATGGCAAAATAGAGGTGTTTAAAAGGTTCCTTGAGGCACTTTTTCTGACAATGGGAAAGGATTTGCGCGTGTTCGTCGAACAAGGAGACTTAAGGCGTGTCAAAGGACTCTATTATCGGTTTCACAAGGATAAGGAGATCATATATCTCTTTGAAGCTCTGCGGAGGATCTATCATGACTTCGGCGGGCTTGGGAGTATGTTCAGGACGTATTATGAAAAAGACACAAGGGCCACCCTCTTTAAGCTTCGCAAGGAGCTTTTTGACGATGACGATGATGCGCTCACCTTTTTCTTTCCCAAGCCTTCGGCAACAAGCGCTCTGAAAAGGTGGAACCTGTATCTCAGATGGATGGTGAGAAAAGACGAGATCGATCTCGGTATTTGGGATTTTATCGACAGATCGGATCTCGTCATACCGCTCGATACCCACATCTTCAAGATCGGCAGATGCTTAGGCTTTACCAGGCGCGCTACCCCGTCCTATGGCGCGGCCTTTGAAATAACCGATGCGCTCAAGAAGTTCTCGCCCGAAGACCCGCTAAAGTACGATTTTTTTCTATGCCATAGAATCGGCATCGGCGCCGGATGTACCGGAACAAGAAGCCCCCGATGCAACAAGGTGTGCTTGCTCTATGAACTATAA
- the rimO gene encoding 30S ribosomal protein S12 methylthiotransferase RimO — protein sequence MNYKVISLGCPKNLVESEYLVGLLSNAGHVISDQDPDAVIVNTCAFIGDSVKESIETILTEASYAHQRVIVTGCLVERYGERLKELLPEVSLFLGRNSYPEAHRLIEKEGVYAKEGMFAETFPRKMLTSPPLAYLKIQEGCDNRCTYCTIPSIRGGLRSKSIADVKREFEWLLSAGFREINIIGQDITAYGRDAASTLTQLLSALLTIKGDYYLRLMYLHPKGCNEDLIRFIKDEPKIIPYLDIPIQHSEDKILTAMGRKHLRNDLERLLEGIRRAMPDVTLRTSLIVGFPGETEEDFQNLCAFIRKWEFDMLGVFMYSKEEGTPAYKMRPQVKKTLKRERFRHVMEIQKEISKRRLSRFLGRQVKVVVEEKEGGSTIGRMLTQAPDIDGIAFIKGECAIGQIRQGKVVKTLDYDVIVEIP from the coding sequence ATGAACTATAAAGTGATCAGCCTCGGATGTCCCAAGAATCTCGTAGAATCGGAGTATCTCGTGGGCCTTCTTTCGAACGCGGGACACGTGATCTCCGATCAAGACCCTGACGCGGTGATTGTCAACACCTGCGCCTTCATCGGCGATTCCGTCAAGGAATCGATCGAGACGATCCTTACAGAGGCCTCTTACGCTCACCAGAGGGTTATCGTTACCGGATGTCTCGTAGAACGCTACGGAGAAAGGCTTAAAGAACTGCTACCGGAGGTCTCGCTTTTTCTCGGGAGAAACAGCTACCCCGAGGCGCATCGGCTGATCGAGAAGGAGGGCGTCTACGCCAAAGAAGGCATGTTTGCCGAAACGTTCCCGCGGAAGATGCTCACGAGCCCCCCTCTCGCGTACCTGAAAATCCAGGAAGGATGCGACAATCGGTGTACCTATTGCACGATTCCTTCCATCAGGGGCGGTCTGAGGAGTAAATCTATCGCAGACGTAAAGAGAGAGTTTGAGTGGCTTCTGAGCGCGGGCTTTCGGGAGATCAACATTATCGGTCAGGACATCACGGCTTACGGCAGGGATGCCGCATCCACGTTAACGCAATTGCTGAGCGCGCTGCTCACCATCAAAGGCGACTACTATCTGAGGCTCATGTATCTGCACCCCAAAGGGTGCAATGAGGACCTTATCCGGTTCATAAAAGATGAGCCGAAGATCATCCCTTATCTTGATATACCTATTCAGCACTCGGAAGATAAGATCCTCACCGCCATGGGTAGGAAACACTTGAGGAATGACCTGGAAAGACTTCTTGAAGGAATAAGGCGTGCCATGCCCGACGTGACGCTCAGAACATCGCTGATCGTAGGTTTTCCCGGTGAGACCGAAGAGGATTTTCAGAACCTCTGCGCCTTTATACGGAAGTGGGAATTCGATATGCTCGGCGTGTTCATGTACTCGAAAGAAGAGGGCACCCCTGCATATAAGATGCGCCCGCAGGTCAAGAAAACCTTGAAAAGAGAGCGCTTTCGCCACGTCATGGAAATCCAGAAAGAGATCTCAAAGCGACGGCTCTCCCGTTTCCTGGGTCGCCAGGTGAAGGTCGTTGTAGAGGAGAAGGAAGGCGGATCAACGATAGGGCGCATGCTCACGCAGGCCCCCGACATAGACGGTATTGCATTCATTAAAGGTGAATGTGCGATCGGCCAAATCAGGCAAGGGAAAGTAGTGAAAACCCTCGATTATGATGTTATAGTAGAAATACCCTAA